The Sebastes fasciatus isolate fSebFas1 chromosome 22, fSebFas1.pri, whole genome shotgun sequence genome includes the window TCCTTCAAAACTACACCAAactaaacatttttaaagtttCCACACTGCGAACCCCCAAGGCTTTACACTGTCACATTACGTAACCTGCAACCCCAATAATTTAAAATTAGCCCAAGCAAGTCTACTTGATATGCTATCAACACGTGATTAATATTCATGAAGGGCATATATTTGCTTATTAGGACAGAAACGCTGTCATTATGCCAAACCAGCGCTAATGTGCAGTCAATTCAGTTCAAAAGTACGCGGATTCCCCGAGGGCCGACGCAGATTATGAGACAGTTAATAACTTGAATAATGAGGTATTTCTGATTTAAGGCGTCTGCACTCTCGCTGTTTCATCATTTGCTTCTAATTAATACCTGACATAATATCCTTGCAGAGAATGTTGATGCGTGAAGTCCGCTGAAATACTACCTACGTTTAATATGCATGGTGAATATTGttgttaatgtttttgtttatcccATAGGTTTCTGAGTACTTGTTGTTCACAAAAGGCtagttttaaatgtgtatattttatGCAAATCTCAGTGAATCTTGTTTTCACTGCAGGACTTTGTTATGGGCCTTTCTATCCTTCTGCGAGGCACAATCCAGGAAAAACTCAACTGGGCTTTCAACCTGTATGATATCAATAAAGATGGATATATCACTAAAGAGGTATGTCCCTTTAAACAGTGTCAACAGTGAAATGCCATGAGACAAACCCAAATATTCATCTTTTATGTGAAATAGATTTCAAGGCAAGATTTTTttgttaaagggtcagttcacccaaaattctaaaaaacatttttttactaGCGTCaggatgctaacatgctcacaatagagtgctgcagaaaggagtcctaaaacccggaaattagttggcattttagcacttccggttccctcgtctggaagtcgatgggttttttttaatgggtttttagtttgatacctgaaataaggtctgtggttaacacaagctgaagagattttagcgttttgttctacgacatagaATGCGTCATtaaacttgtgaattttgaagcctttgtgtcttaaaaaaggcagttaacaagtagctaaatgagactacaaaatgttttcacacCGAACACTGGTCCGCCTTTAGCTTTAGTGTTGGCgacgtgaagtcatgcgaccgtggtgtagtttgtttatagcatAACGTACCGtaagctttttacttctggcaattgCATTTCTGCTTAAAAAATctgtatcataaacgtttgtttgcctcagagtttattttctgctttaatccaaaacccaatgtaaaaatcccattggctttttgtcgagggaacccagggtgatgctaacttcctgattGGCCTAAAAAAATACTTCATCCCAGCAGCACTCTATGACGATGCTTGCATGTCGATGTTTAACAGGTGTAATATTTATGTTCATCATCTTAGTTTCTTAGTTCAGCTtgttagcatgccaacattAGATTATtatcactaaacacaaagtatagGCTGGTGgcaatgtcattagttttgcagatattttgttataaaaaaaaaaaaaaaattttttatcaAGGACACTCAGATCCACTGACCAGTTGCTTCTGACCATCCCTAGGTCTAGGTTATAGCTCAGGGGTGACTGAGCCTTTTCAGTTGCAGCTCCAAAGCTCTGGAGCGCTCTGCCTCCACATGTTCggctgccccccccccactctgcctgtttttaaatcagacctcaaaacacacttttattccttggctttcggctcggcatgagagttgcctttttttaatccttttttcctttcctatttgttttaacgcatttattgttttaatgtcctgtttgttttaaattgctcttagtgttttattgtgttgtcttATGTTTAATTGtgcagcactttggtcaacttttgttgttttttaaatgtgctttataaattaatttggaTTTGATTGgacaagtgaacattttgagctGATGATGGGgatattacaattcatcctgaggtcGACATGGATGTCTGtactaaatttaattaaaatccatccaatagctgtGGAGACATAttactcaaaaccacaaatgtgctATAGAGGAAATGTTAGGAAATAATCAAGCTCATTAGGATTTATCCTgaatgtacaaaatgtcatggcaatccatcaaatagttactgtatatagagatatttcagtttggaccaCAGTTGTGGACTGGAAAACATCCATTACCATCCCGAGAGTCACGCTGCAAGTGTGCCTAAAAACTCAACAGTGGCAGTGCGACAGCGTCCCTGTcactctggataatccacaaaCTTCACTATCAACAGTTTTCATGGAGACTATTTATTTCAGCAGAAAGTAGTTTCAGTAAAAGCCGTTGACagtgaggtctgtggattaGCCAGAGTAACAGGGATATCGCTTCTCTTCATTTTccaaatgtcatttttcaaatctttgaGCACCACTAATGAAATCCCATTCACCTTAATTGTATAGGAGTAGCACCAGCAATCTATatgaatggattttttttgtaatttgggtgaactgacccttttcTGTGCGTCGCAGGAAATGCTAGACATAATGAAGGCCATCTACGACATGATGGGAAAATGCACATACCCTGTCCTCAAGGAGGAGACGCCTCGTCAGCACGTAGAAGTATTCTTTCAGGCAAGTGTGTCGTTGGCAGCGCTCACCGCACTGTTAATGTCAGTCGcagtaaaaaaatgtaatctccctctctctccgtctccaaCAGAAGATGGATAAGAATAAAGACGGAGTGGTAACCATCGACGAGTTCATCGACTGCTGCCAAAATGTAAGCCGGATATCCCGTCACATCTCTTCCACTACTGTTGGCACACCCTCATATTCTCATTACGTTGTTTCTTTCTGTGCGCAGGATGAAAACATCATGCGATCAATGCACCTCTTTGAAAACGTTCTTTAACTTTCGGCTGACTGTGGAAGCTTTGGAAGAGAACATCATCTTTAGCTCGGCCCAACATGGACTCATACTGTGTACAGTGTGCTATGCAGACTTTTGATCATAGATAAAAAATATCGTTCATTACCGTGGGCCACGGGTAGGAGTAGGCAATACGGTGCGAACACTCTGGAATGAGTCGCCCTTTGAACATGTTATTGAATAAACAAACTTTATTAGATAGAAATGATTAGAGAGGAAGGGGGAAAAGGTGTTTTCGAAATGAAAACATCTTAACTTCAAGGTCAATTCACCACCATTTGTCTCTGGAGTGTCTTTCTATTTGCTGAACACTGAGCTCTACAAGCTGCACGAGCCTCcgacaacataaacacacggAGAAAAAGGGATTAGTGACGAAGGGGTTTAGACAGGGACGCTTCTCTCTCCGTTGCAGCCTTGACTTGTTTTATTTACTGCCAAGTGAAATCACTGTGACTTTTTACAGCTTCAAAATAAACTGAACAAACTGTCCGAGGTAACGTCACACCCCTCTCTGTTTTTACATTCCAGACCGGTTCCTCAATTCCAGAGTGTTCTTACCCCGACTTAGTCAACCTTTGTGGTCTGtctttaaaacaacaacatccaTTGTACCATTTTAAAGTGTATATACTATAGATAAAGCATTAGATAAGAACTCTATGAGAAACTTTTCAACTCTGTTCATGTTTACTTGCCAACTAGAATGAGACAACACAAGGATTGTATTGATGTCAAAATCGGACCATAATATCGATGGTTTGTCTACAGAAGCACACAGGTAGCTATATTTACCAAGCGTATAACATTAGACGACGACATCTTTTATCATAAGATAAATGCTGCTTTCAGTGTATTTCATTTAAccctatgtatgtatgtatattccCTGTAAAGTCTATCAATATGTTTTTGAAGCACTGTTATTAGGAGTTTACACTAAGAGCAGTGTTTGAGGTTATTTATATGGTGTTATGGTTGTACAAAGCATTGTCGGGTGTACAGTATTAAATGAAAGTTTGCTCTCGGGTGAATTTCAGGTCTTTAGATTTGTTCATATAATTCACTGTTTGGTGGGGGGTTTGGTTGTTGATACAAACACTGTAACTTTGTAATATAGGCATCATTTTTGGATCGTCGGCTAATACTCTTCCTGCtgttttccctcctcctcctcgtcctccaaAGTCCAGCCCACACCCGATCAGCCTGATTTGGTTCCTGCTGTGTGTGATTAAAGCAATTGCTTGGCCCCAAATGTGAGCAAACACAAAGCATGCTGGGTTGCAAGTCTCACTTTACTGACTTCCTGTTGCTCGTTGGGAACTACTGGATCACTGAGAGAAGTGTCTGGACATTATGTAAGTACGTTACTGAgtatttttcctctttttttcttcttcttcttctttttcacaATGACTTGGATATTGGATACAGGAAGTATCCGTCAAACCAGCCGGAAATCTGATTTACACTTGAGAATTGGTTGATTTTTGGTGAATGCTTTGCAACAGTTTATCATGTTGTTTTTCATACAGTACGTCACTACACTGTTTAGTCACAAACATAAAGATCTCTTGTTGGTCATCCATTAGTTTAGTAAAGAAAACAGCACATTTTTCTCAATTGTATTCTTTTTACTCATGTTATTGGAGATGAAGTGTATATTTCCATCAAGAAAttgccattttttttcccacttgatttgtgtttgtgtgccttaCTGTATGTAAAAATGTTATGTTTCTGTTTGGAAAAGTTTGAAAAGTGATTGACAAAAATGGAGGGACAACAAATGTTTGCGACATTACCCACTTCTAAACATATCTACAATATATCCCGGTGGATGTTCTTTCTGAAAATAATGAAGCATTTCTACATTTCCTCTGTAAATAATATCCAGAGTCAGCTATCTCTGACAAAAGTGAAAGAATAAACTATACACCTCAAACTTTCAAATTTGTGTTACATTACTTAATACGCATTAAGAAAGGCTGTAGAATATTACATGTTTGCGTATGGTTatcaaaattactttatttggGCTATGATAGTGTCATTTAGGGGAAACATCTGAGGGGGGAATGTCTAATAGTACTGTAATGGTCGGTACATATTCATTTTCAGATAGTAAATTCTAAAAATAACAttattgtatatataatattatatataagtgatccaatgtgtaaaaatattaaaatactttaTTCTATGATGGCCAGAGAGCCTCTCTGTCAATTATGCCATGACACATTACAGATTTTCCCACTGTAAACTTGTAATTTTGGAGAGGACAGCATTTAAAAACCAGAATCTGTTCACCACTACGGTCAGAAGTTTTATTATCAGACATACGCAGCTCATATTGTGGATCAAACAGCACGTTATTCTGAATTGTGACGCCCTCTCGTGGTGGCAAGaggataacacacacactagtaCAGAAATACTTTTTGCCACCTGGACTGGATTAAAGCTTGTGAAATAAGaaacaatattaatattgtttGCTGTGTGTATGTTAATGCCCTTTTACTTGAGTCTGAAATTGAATGTGTACATTTTGATTAGTGCTACCTTAGATAGATAGAGTACTGTAGATCTGGCTTGCAATGAATTATGTCAATTAAATATTACATCGAATATATTTTCTTCAAAAAAGCAACATGTGTTTAATATTTAGACAAATATATTCTTAAGGGGAAGTTCTTTATCTGATGAATTTGCTGTACTGTATAAGGCTAAAATAAGAATCAAACAATAGTTATGTCAAGAGTTTAATTCAGACAAAATTTGTTGAGGGTTTGGAATAAAATATACATGGCACACCAAGCCCATGAACATCGATAAGTCAACTCAAAACACAACCGTCCATCTTTCCAGTTAAATTGAAATCACTTCTTTCCAACTTAAAATAGTAAGGTACTCAAATTACCTGAGATAAGTTTGCATACAAACCAAACAAGATTGAAATCAGCCATAGACCTCTAGGACAGATATACTTTTAACATATGTTTTAACAACTATCATATCAACGTAAGGCAGATAGATGGTCATATCTTTGAACAAACAAATTGTGTATTTCATGTACAAAAGGACTTTTTTgtaggccacacacacacacaaaatcataccATATTTATCAAATGCATACATGAATTACACAGAGACAATTACCTCTATAAAAACAAGCAATACAGTATGATGCTATTGCTGGACTTAAATGTTACATGTCGTCATTACAGACAATTTTGCAGATTATAGTTATTAGTTTGACAAGATTTTACTGAATTTGGGTTGAACAGGGAGCTTCTTTTACACTTAAAGTCTGCTGATTCAATAGTAACTGATGATTTTATAGTCCTGGCACACGTCAGATTTGTCAGCTGGCACCCTTTTTCATAATAATATGGCATTGTTGGAAagtatttctcaaaatgaaTCACTCCCAACATTATTTTGCTTCCCTTATTGTCTGACAGTTTTAGGCAAAAGCTTTTTATATTTGGTCCCAAAACACGATTAGCAGTCCACTCAAATAAGCATCCCTTTTTTAGTCGCAATTCTGACTCGTGCCGTGTAGAAAAAAAACGTGTAATTTTTTCATCAGGATGCACGAGTTCATCCTTCTTCTCTATGTAGAGCAACAGCTGTGTTCATTTCATTGTAATCTCAGAACACCAAAACAAAACGTTTCCTGCGTCACTGCACACTGTGTTGATCGAGTCTCTGCTATAAATGGTCAAagaatctgattttttttatttttttttgtgggggCATGTGCGAATCGAATGCTTTGAATCACTCATGGTGTAATGACGGGAATGATTTTCAGTCCTGGCAGCAGCGGCATTATTTCTGTTAAATTATGAATAAACTGGTTCTGTGGATACTTGTGTTTATTTTAGTACATTTTCCACTAGGACAGCAAAAGTGTGATAAAATGTAGAAGCCTCTATAAGTTGTTTAAATATAGTAAAATTTCTGTGAGcatttattgtttaaaaaagtaatttgacTTACTGAGACTCGTGTATAACAAAGACTGGCGAGCTTTATTGAGTTTCAAAGTGAACATCTACAGTATTGCCCACAAATAACCCCTTGTCTGGATCCTGTAAATCTACAAAGTGAAAACTCGATTGCGCTGTGGAGATATATGGTGTATTGCTTGTGCCCATGGGCTTTATGCCAAAACGCATCTCAGCCTCAGACACTGATGTCATTCCAGTCTCCACAGTCCATCACACTAAGTATCTGTGCGGGAAACGCTGGatgtgttgtccgtgttttacTTAGGAAGTTCCTCAAGTGACAAGTGGTTATTTGAAGATCATACTGTGTACACTAAAGGGTGACGAAAGTATGTTGGAAAAAGGCAGCTTTGGACTCTCAAGGTTAAATCTCAAAAGGCTCTCCCTGGTTCCTGGTTTCTTCCTCTGTCTTTGTAAAACACTCTAAAAAGTTTGTGGACCGTCCTTAAGATTGAGCCAACTGAGACTGACCCTGTGAGGTTTGTGCGTGGTCCATTAGAGGGGCGCGTTTCTCCCAGGCCAGTCGGGAAGGGGACGCTGAGGAGGGGGTTAAGTGAGCAGCTGCCTGATCTCTCGGTGAACGTAGCAAAGGAAGTCCATGTAGGAAGCTCCGCCGTGCAGGCCTTTATCCTCCACCAGGAACTGACGGAACAACATCTCTGGTTTGTCTTTCTGCCTCACGATTTGGAGCTGAGCggggaaaaaagggggaaaaataaGCAAAGCATGATCTGTTTCCAGTGCGAATACTAGAAGTTTTACATTTACCAGCTGCGGTCAACATACACATCGATCTCAATGCTTCGAAATGTACTCAACTAGAAATGGATACTTTTTTCCACAATGTGACTAATGGTTGTTTTAAGAGTTTACGTAATATAACATGTTTCACATTCATGTACACCTCCTACTTGCTGCCTTGTCTTTGTATGtgtttttgcttcatttgaagGATTGGGATTGCATGGTCCTCTTATGGTTTCAGAGTAATAAATGTTATACTAACTAACTGACCTGCTAACTGCTCTATGGCACTGGGCCTGCAGTGCTTGGGGCCACTCAACAGCAATGAAATGTACCAACAAGATTTCAATTATATCATACagtttgtttcttttcaagaaatGGTGTTCtttttaacttaaaggtcccatatcatgctcatattcaggttcatacttgtattttatgttccttttagaacatgtttaaatgctgtaatgttcaaaaaactttatttacctcctactgtccatctgtctgaatatgcctgtatttaccctctgtctgaaacgctctgttttggCTCATTTCAACGGTATTgaattgctaggcaacagcttgggaccatgtttacttcctgtaagcttctcatacactgc containing:
- the kcnip4a gene encoding Kv channel-interacting protein 4 isoform X8, coding for MGALMVIFSLQPKQRRKTTDSVEDELELSTVRHRPEGLEQLEAQTRFSRKELQILYRGFKNECPSGVVNEDTFKDIYAQFFPQGDASTYAHFLFNAFDTDHNGSVSFEDFVMGLSILLRGTIQEKLNWAFNLYDINKDGYITKEEMLDIMKAIYDMMGKCTYPVLKEETPRQHVEVFFQKMDKNKDGVVTIDEFIDCCQNDENIMRSMHLFENVL